The Carassius gibelio isolate Cgi1373 ecotype wild population from Czech Republic chromosome B9, carGib1.2-hapl.c, whole genome shotgun sequence genome includes a region encoding these proteins:
- the asb18 gene encoding ankyrin repeat and SOCS box protein 18 isoform X1, protein MLSQGSGACVVSRKATFLKERRRSSLDSRQGVRKEKSKGYKQPGIDFLCPPVLNDLLSHHWRDMQDGFSDPEQLNKVLEFQSDELLWTAQKLGLWSLEYKRELTSPLCIAAAQGFSECLQYLLEHGARPNLIAGGKAALHEACANANTECVELLLEHGANPNQMTDEGLTALHLCRTPQSLRCAKTLVRYGAKVNSPSEEEDETPLHVAARHGLPHHAQLYLRFGACVNHSSSSGETPLGVVCGVAPEKTDDSQDERYLEICRLLLAYGAKVNLSDKERRSPLHKAARNVQLKLVELLLEHGADINAIDYNGCSPLSSVLQSSVVRQEWEPHRVVQTLINRGSIKVWPLALLKVLTACAAAPKTVEILFNSYTLVPVTYKWVEAIPEDIFHLHKTFYESLFALEYKPRSLQHLCRSALRNQFGKNCCSLIPRLPIPKPLEQYLLLEPEGYID, encoded by the exons ATGCTCTCCCAAGGCAGTGGGGCGTGTGTTGTTAGTCGAAAGGCCACATTCTTGAAAGAGAGAAGGCGGTCGTCTTTAGACAGCAGACAGGGTGTCAGGAAAGAAAAGAGCAAGGGTTATAAACAACCAGGGATAGACTTCCTTTGTCCCCCTGTTCTCAATGACCTTCTATCCCACCACTGGAGAGATATGCAGGATGGATTCTCTGATCCAGAGCAACTGAACAAAGTTCTTGAATTTCAGAGCGATGAACTGCTGTGGACTGCTCAGAAATTGG GTCTTTGGTCTTTGGAGTATAAAAGAGAACTGACAAGCCCACTGTGTATTGCTGCCGCACAAGGTTTCTCTGAATGTCTGCAATATTTACTGGAACACGGCGCACGTCCCAACCTTATCGCAGGAGGAAAAGCAGCACTTCACGAGGCCTGTGCAAACGCCAACACTGAATGTGTAGAGCTGCTGCTGGAACATGGGGCTAATCCTAACCAGATGACAGACGAGGGACTGACTGCTTTACATCTCTGCAGGACACCACAATCACTACG TTGTGCAAAAACCTTGGTGAGATATGGTGCCAAAGTGAACTCACCCAGTGAAGAAGAGGATGAAACACCACTGCATGTGGCAGCTAGACACGGTCTGCCCCACCATGCACAGCTGTACCTACGATTCGGGGCCTGCGTGAACCATAGCAGCTCTTCTGGTGAAACGCCACTGGGGGTGGTTTGTGGAGTTGCCCCAGAAAAGACAGACGACAGCCAAGATGAACGATACCTCGAGATCTGTCGTCTCCTCCTGGCCTATGGAGCTAAGGTTAATTTGTCTGATAAAGAACGCCGCAGTCCTCTACACAAGGCTGCCCGCAATGTGCAGCTTAAGCTGGTGGAGCTTCTCTTGGAGCATGGGGCTGATATCAATGCCATTGACTATAACGGTTGTTCGCCGTTATCGAGTGTTCTACAAAGCTCTGTGGTTCGGCAAGAGTGGGAACCTCACAGGGTTGTCCAGACCTTGATAAATCGGGGATCTATTAAAGTCTGGCCACTAGCACTGCTGAAG gtATTAACAGCTTGCGCTGCAGCACCTAAAACTGTGGAAATCCTGTTTAACTCATACACACTTGTCCCTGTGACCTACAAATGGGTTGAGGCTATACCTGAGGATATTTTTCAT cttcACAAAACCTTTTATGAGTCTCTCTTTGCACTGGAGTATAAACCACGTAGTTTACAGCATCTGTGTCGGTCTGCACTGAGGAACCAGTTTGGGAAAAACTGCTGCTCACTCATTCCCAGGCTCCCCATACCAAAGCCACTTGAACAGTATCTTCTTTTGGAACCGGAGGGGTACATTGACTAG
- the asb18 gene encoding ankyrin repeat and SOCS box protein 18 isoform X3: MSDDIILDHPVESEFVKALKEAQSKEDSAFVQTLLTEASKGNPNIIIELSNDDWMKDPGVVLPPAVLLGLWSLEYKRELTSPLCIAAAQGFSECLQYLLEHGARPNLIAGGKAALHEACANANTECVELLLEHGANPNQMTDEGLTALHLCRTPQSLRCAKTLVRYGAKVNSPSEEEDETPLHVAARHGLPHHAQLYLRFGACVNHSSSSGETPLGVVCGVAPEKTDDSQDERYLEICRLLLAYGAKVNLSDKERRSPLHKAARNVQLKLVELLLEHGADINAIDYNGCSPLSSVLQSSVVRQEWEPHRVVQTLINRGSIKVWPLALLKVLTACAAAPKTVEILFNSYTLVPVTYKWVEAIPEDIFHLHKTFYESLFALEYKPRSLQHLCRSALRNQFGKNCCSLIPRLPIPKPLEQYLLLEPEGYID; this comes from the exons ATGTCAGACGACATTATATTAGATCACCCTGTTGAATCAGAATTTGTTAAGGCTCTTAAAGAAGCTCAAAGTAAGGAGGACTCTGCATTTGTACAGACCCTTCTCACAGAGGCAAGCAAAGGAAATCCAAATATCATCATAGAGTTGTCAAATGATGACTGGATGAAAGACCCTGGTGTTGTGCTCCCCCCAGCTGTACTGTTGG GTCTTTGGTCTTTGGAGTATAAAAGAGAACTGACAAGCCCACTGTGTATTGCTGCCGCACAAGGTTTCTCTGAATGTCTGCAATATTTACTGGAACACGGCGCACGTCCCAACCTTATCGCAGGAGGAAAAGCAGCACTTCACGAGGCCTGTGCAAACGCCAACACTGAATGTGTAGAGCTGCTGCTGGAACATGGGGCTAATCCTAACCAGATGACAGACGAGGGACTGACTGCTTTACATCTCTGCAGGACACCACAATCACTACG TTGTGCAAAAACCTTGGTGAGATATGGTGCCAAAGTGAACTCACCCAGTGAAGAAGAGGATGAAACACCACTGCATGTGGCAGCTAGACACGGTCTGCCCCACCATGCACAGCTGTACCTACGATTCGGGGCCTGCGTGAACCATAGCAGCTCTTCTGGTGAAACGCCACTGGGGGTGGTTTGTGGAGTTGCCCCAGAAAAGACAGACGACAGCCAAGATGAACGATACCTCGAGATCTGTCGTCTCCTCCTGGCCTATGGAGCTAAGGTTAATTTGTCTGATAAAGAACGCCGCAGTCCTCTACACAAGGCTGCCCGCAATGTGCAGCTTAAGCTGGTGGAGCTTCTCTTGGAGCATGGGGCTGATATCAATGCCATTGACTATAACGGTTGTTCGCCGTTATCGAGTGTTCTACAAAGCTCTGTGGTTCGGCAAGAGTGGGAACCTCACAGGGTTGTCCAGACCTTGATAAATCGGGGATCTATTAAAGTCTGGCCACTAGCACTGCTGAAG gtATTAACAGCTTGCGCTGCAGCACCTAAAACTGTGGAAATCCTGTTTAACTCATACACACTTGTCCCTGTGACCTACAAATGGGTTGAGGCTATACCTGAGGATATTTTTCAT cttcACAAAACCTTTTATGAGTCTCTCTTTGCACTGGAGTATAAACCACGTAGTTTACAGCATCTGTGTCGGTCTGCACTGAGGAACCAGTTTGGGAAAAACTGCTGCTCACTCATTCCCAGGCTCCCCATACCAAAGCCACTTGAACAGTATCTTCTTTTGGAACCGGAGGGGTACATTGACTAG
- the asb18 gene encoding ankyrin repeat and SOCS box protein 18 isoform X2 — protein sequence MLRAMRFENHCSTVQLNGWQALLDDNCELGQDHLERAHLRSLWLYRSVVKGDTRGLRNLLKRNYIDVDVFYNVSREELEWQARTDTTFGPSGLWSLEYKRELTSPLCIAAAQGFSECLQYLLEHGARPNLIAGGKAALHEACANANTECVELLLEHGANPNQMTDEGLTALHLCRTPQSLRCAKTLVRYGAKVNSPSEEEDETPLHVAARHGLPHHAQLYLRFGACVNHSSSSGETPLGVVCGVAPEKTDDSQDERYLEICRLLLAYGAKVNLSDKERRSPLHKAARNVQLKLVELLLEHGADINAIDYNGCSPLSSVLQSSVVRQEWEPHRVVQTLINRGSIKVWPLALLKVLTACAAAPKTVEILFNSYTLVPVTYKWVEAIPEDIFHLHKTFYESLFALEYKPRSLQHLCRSALRNQFGKNCCSLIPRLPIPKPLEQYLLLEPEGYID from the exons ATGCTAAGAGCTATGCgctttgagaaccactgttccACCGTGCAGCTGAATGGATGGCAGGCTCTGCTGGATGATAACTGTGAGTTAGGACAGGATCATTTGGAAAGAGCGCATTTACGCTCCTTATGGCTCTATAGATCTGTAGTGAAGGGAGACACAAGAGGGCTTCGTAACCTCCTTAAAAGGAACTACATTGATGTTGATGTGTTTTATAATGTGAGCCGTGAGGAACTTGAGTGGCAAGCTCGAACAGACACCACCTTTGGACCCTCAG GTCTTTGGTCTTTGGAGTATAAAAGAGAACTGACAAGCCCACTGTGTATTGCTGCCGCACAAGGTTTCTCTGAATGTCTGCAATATTTACTGGAACACGGCGCACGTCCCAACCTTATCGCAGGAGGAAAAGCAGCACTTCACGAGGCCTGTGCAAACGCCAACACTGAATGTGTAGAGCTGCTGCTGGAACATGGGGCTAATCCTAACCAGATGACAGACGAGGGACTGACTGCTTTACATCTCTGCAGGACACCACAATCACTACG TTGTGCAAAAACCTTGGTGAGATATGGTGCCAAAGTGAACTCACCCAGTGAAGAAGAGGATGAAACACCACTGCATGTGGCAGCTAGACACGGTCTGCCCCACCATGCACAGCTGTACCTACGATTCGGGGCCTGCGTGAACCATAGCAGCTCTTCTGGTGAAACGCCACTGGGGGTGGTTTGTGGAGTTGCCCCAGAAAAGACAGACGACAGCCAAGATGAACGATACCTCGAGATCTGTCGTCTCCTCCTGGCCTATGGAGCTAAGGTTAATTTGTCTGATAAAGAACGCCGCAGTCCTCTACACAAGGCTGCCCGCAATGTGCAGCTTAAGCTGGTGGAGCTTCTCTTGGAGCATGGGGCTGATATCAATGCCATTGACTATAACGGTTGTTCGCCGTTATCGAGTGTTCTACAAAGCTCTGTGGTTCGGCAAGAGTGGGAACCTCACAGGGTTGTCCAGACCTTGATAAATCGGGGATCTATTAAAGTCTGGCCACTAGCACTGCTGAAG gtATTAACAGCTTGCGCTGCAGCACCTAAAACTGTGGAAATCCTGTTTAACTCATACACACTTGTCCCTGTGACCTACAAATGGGTTGAGGCTATACCTGAGGATATTTTTCAT cttcACAAAACCTTTTATGAGTCTCTCTTTGCACTGGAGTATAAACCACGTAGTTTACAGCATCTGTGTCGGTCTGCACTGAGGAACCAGTTTGGGAAAAACTGCTGCTCACTCATTCCCAGGCTCCCCATACCAAAGCCACTTGAACAGTATCTTCTTTTGGAACCGGAGGGGTACATTGACTAG
- the LOC127965444 gene encoding E3 ubiquitin-protein ligase TRIM63 isoform X2 has translation MPVSVMMAEFDEKLLLQFETQELEAPGGIATPQVYSQLLVLYLLNNDMNNARYLWKRIPQAIKTANPELAAIWAVGQRIWQRDFPGIYTAIDACQWSENILPVMEALRAKGFKSTLNMDIQRASSLLGSPGSMESLEKQLSCPICLDMFTKPVVILPCQHNLCRGCASDLYDSRNPYRFSGGVFRCPTCRFEVVLDRHGVHGLQRNLLVENIIDIYKQQQEGGSGGSTTETPIKPKSSKEPMCQEHEDEKINIYCVTHQVPTCSMCKVFGQHKDCEVSPLASVYQAQKGELSNAIDALVAVNGRLQALLNQMEEACTTVQDNAQGAKQRLGECFDSLYAALEERKNALLERITKEQDEKIDALRSLAKRYGDRLQAATELTDTALQALEQSSAADFLLASKNLIAQTKDVTKSSLAEERPEPGFERMDHFTLDTEQVETLLSKMDFGGDDDEEFEDAEDQEEE, from the exons ATGCCTGTGTCTGTCATGATGGCTGAATTTGACGAAAAGCTGCTGTTGCAGTTTGAAACCCAAGAGCTGGAG GCTCCTGGTGGCATTGCTACGCCTCAGGTGTATTCCCAGTTACTAGTCCTGTATCTCCTGAACAATGACAT GAATAATGCCAGATACCTTTGGAAACGGATACCACAGGCAATCAAAACA GCAAACCCAGAACTGGCTGCTATATGGGCTGTAGGACAGCGTATCTGGCAGCGAGACTTTCCAGGGATCTACACAGCTATTGATGCTTGCCAGTGGTCTGAAAACATTCTCCCTGTGATGGAAGCTTTAAGAG CAAAAGGCTTCAAATCGACCCTTAACATGGACATTCAGCGAGCTTCCTCATTGTTGGGGTCTCCTGGCTCCATGGAGAGCCTTGAGAAACAACTAAGCTGCCCGATTTGTTTGGACATGTTCACCAAACCGGTGGTGATACTGCCCTGTCAGCATAACCTGTGCCGTGGATGTGCTAGTGATCTTTATGACTCTCGAAACCCATATCGTTTCTCTGGTGGTGTCTTCCGGTGCCCTACTTGCCGTTTTGAAGTGGTTCTTGATCGTCATGGCGTGCATGGACTTCAGAGAAATCTTCTGGTTGAGAACATAATTGACATATACAAACAGCAGCAGGAAGGTGGAAGTGGTGGCAGCACCACAGAAACGCCGATAAAACCTAAAAGCTCTAAAGAACCAATGTGCCAAGAGCATGAGGACGAGAAGATCAACATCTACTGTGTGACTCACCAAGTTCCCACTTGCTCCATGTGTAAAGTCTTCGGCCAACATAAAGACTGTGAAGTGTCACCACTTGCTAGTGTCTATCAGGCTCAAAAAGGGGAGCTGAGTAATGCCATTGATGCTCTTGTGGCAGTTAATGGTCGCCTTCAAGCATTGCTTAACCAGATGGAGGAGGCCTGCACAACTGTTCAGGACAATGCTCAAGGTGCCAAGCAAAGGCTTGGTGAATGCTTCGATTCCCTGTATGCAGCCTTGGAAGAGCGTAAGAATGCCCTCTTGGAACGTATAACCAAGGAGCAAGATGAGAAGATAGATGCCCTCAGGAGTCTGGCCAAGCGTTATGGGGATCGTCTTCAGGCAGCCACAGAGTTGACGGACACTGCCCTGCAAGCACTGGAGCAAAGCAGTGCTGCAGATTTCCTGCTGGCCTCCAAGAACCTGATTGCACAGACAAAGGATGTGACGAAGAGCTCATTGGCTGAAGAAAGGCCTGAGCCAGGCTTTGAAAGAATGGACCATTTCACTCTGGATACAGAACAAGTGGAGACTTTGTTGTCCAAGATGGACTTTGGaggagatgatgatgaagaatttGAAGATGCTGAAGATCAGGAAGAAGAGTAA
- the LOC127965444 gene encoding COP9 signalosome complex subunit 8 isoform X1: MPVSVMMAEFDEKLLLQFETQELEAPGGIATPQVYSQLLVLYLLNNDMNNARYLWKRIPQAIKTANPELAAIWAVGQRIWQRDFPGIYTAIDACQWSENILPVMEALRESTRRRAYGLVAQAYTSISAEDFAAFVGYSVEEAVKGVVSHGWQADPNTRMIMPQKPDPPPVSLVPNEQQLARLTDYVAFLEN; this comes from the exons ATGCCTGTGTCTGTCATGATGGCTGAATTTGACGAAAAGCTGCTGTTGCAGTTTGAAACCCAAGAGCTGGAG GCTCCTGGTGGCATTGCTACGCCTCAGGTGTATTCCCAGTTACTAGTCCTGTATCTCCTGAACAATGACAT GAATAATGCCAGATACCTTTGGAAACGGATACCACAGGCAATCAAAACA GCAAACCCAGAACTGGCTGCTATATGGGCTGTAGGACAGCGTATCTGGCAGCGAGACTTTCCAGGGATCTACACAGCTATTGATGCTTGCCAGTGGTCTGAAAACATTCTCCCTGTGATGGAAGCTTTAAGAG AGTCCACCCGTAGGAGGGCATATGGGCTAGTAGCGCAAGCTTACACCTCTATCAGTGCAGAGGACTTCGCTGCCTTTGTGGGATACTCTGTAGAAGAGGCGGTCAAAG GTGTAGTTAGCCATGGGTGGCAGGCGGATCCAAACACCAGGATGATCATGCCACAGAAACCAG ATCCGCCCCCGGTCTCTCTGGTTCCCAACGAACAACAGCTGGCCAGACTCACAGACTACGTGGCTTTTCTTGAGAACTGA